The proteins below are encoded in one region of Pseudonocardia sp. DSM 110487:
- the fdhF gene encoding formate dehydrogenase subunit alpha, protein MTAVQEPATAVRTVTVSIDGREVTVADGTTIYDAAKQVGVDIPVLCHNERYDPVGVCRMCVVDTGGRAFAAACVRPCEDGMQVQTATDEVERSRAVLTEMLMSDQPAPEEDRKHTTTRDNLLFDLADGYGVGQDTLPRGSGRGTDLSNPVIAVDHDACILCDRCVRACDDVQGNDVIGRSGKGYATRIAFDLNDPMGKSSCVTCGECVQACPTGALTNKAIGGIPIRPREELDQVESVCPYCGVGCALTYNVDRERGAIVFAEGRDQPGSQSRLCVKGRYGWDYAASPQRLTVPLIRVDSSYPKGPLSADVRGDRNGDNDRGRAGAGGNRSGGGRDTRPGKDRGRKPGGLVDYDEVLPHFREATWDEALDLVARRLKEIHAESGPGAIAGFGSAKCSNEEAYLFQKLIRTGFGTNNVDHCTRLCHASSVAALFEGVGSGAVSTTYGDVVNADVVIITGSNPTANHPVASSFFKQARRRGTKIIYVDPRASTVAEHADVFVQLKPGTDVAFYNALMHEVIRNGNIDRDFIANRTSNYDELARTVAEYPPERAAQITGVDADMIREVARLWGEARAGVVYWGMGISQHTTGTDNARCLIALCSITGNVGRPGTGLHPLRGQNNVQGASDAGLIPMFYPDYQGVDREATRLRFEEAWGTRLDPNRGLTVTEIVKSALEPGGVRGMYMLGENPFLSDPNINKVRKALTALDFLVVQDIFLTETAEFADVILPATSYLEKDGTYTNTDRRVQLGRKVLDAPGQARADWAIVQDIARRVGLDWNYQSPSEVFDEMVELMPSYANLRWDNLGSSGKLYPNADPEHTDGTIVMFDESFNTDDGLAHLVPAEWLPAKELPDADYPMVLNTGRLLEHWHTGSMTRRSFALDAISPVAEVYMHPKDAADRGLVHGELARVRSRRGTIELLVRVSHREQLGNVFIPFHFREAAANLLTIDEIDPYGKIPEFKFCAVQVEAL, encoded by the coding sequence ATGACCGCCGTCCAGGAACCGGCCACCGCGGTCCGCACCGTCACCGTCTCGATCGACGGCCGGGAAGTCACGGTCGCCGATGGCACAACGATCTACGACGCGGCCAAGCAGGTCGGGGTGGACATCCCCGTGCTGTGCCACAACGAGCGGTACGACCCGGTCGGGGTGTGCCGGATGTGCGTCGTCGACACGGGAGGCCGCGCCTTCGCCGCGGCGTGCGTGCGGCCGTGCGAGGACGGGATGCAGGTGCAGACCGCCACCGACGAGGTCGAGCGCTCGCGCGCGGTGCTGACCGAGATGCTGATGTCGGACCAGCCCGCGCCCGAGGAGGACCGCAAGCACACGACCACGCGCGACAACCTCCTCTTCGATCTCGCCGACGGCTACGGCGTCGGGCAGGACACCCTGCCGCGCGGCTCGGGGCGGGGCACGGACCTGTCCAACCCGGTGATCGCGGTCGACCACGACGCCTGCATCCTGTGCGACCGCTGTGTGCGGGCGTGCGACGACGTGCAGGGCAACGACGTGATCGGCCGCTCCGGCAAGGGCTATGCCACGCGGATCGCGTTCGACCTGAACGACCCCATGGGCAAGAGCTCGTGCGTCACGTGCGGCGAGTGCGTGCAGGCCTGCCCGACCGGCGCGCTGACGAACAAGGCCATCGGCGGCATCCCGATCCGGCCCCGCGAGGAGCTGGACCAGGTCGAGTCGGTGTGCCCGTACTGCGGGGTCGGGTGCGCGCTCACCTACAACGTCGACCGCGAGCGCGGCGCGATCGTGTTCGCCGAGGGCCGCGACCAGCCGGGTTCGCAGAGCAGGCTGTGCGTGAAGGGCCGCTACGGCTGGGACTACGCCGCATCTCCTCAGCGCCTCACGGTGCCGCTGATCCGCGTCGACTCCTCGTACCCGAAGGGCCCGCTGTCGGCGGACGTGCGCGGTGACCGCAACGGCGACAACGACAGGGGCCGCGCGGGGGCGGGCGGCAATCGCAGCGGTGGCGGCCGGGACACCCGGCCGGGCAAGGACCGGGGCCGCAAGCCCGGCGGGCTCGTCGACTACGACGAGGTGCTGCCGCACTTCCGGGAGGCCACCTGGGATGAGGCGCTCGACCTCGTCGCCCGGCGCCTGAAGGAGATCCACGCCGAGAGCGGGCCGGGCGCGATCGCCGGGTTCGGGTCGGCGAAGTGCTCCAACGAGGAGGCCTACCTCTTCCAGAAGCTCATCCGCACCGGCTTCGGCACCAACAACGTCGACCACTGCACGCGGCTGTGCCACGCCTCCAGCGTGGCGGCGCTGTTCGAGGGGGTCGGCTCCGGCGCGGTCTCCACCACCTACGGCGACGTCGTGAACGCCGACGTCGTGATCATCACCGGTTCGAACCCGACGGCCAACCACCCGGTGGCCTCGTCGTTCTTCAAGCAGGCCCGCAGGCGCGGCACGAAGATCATCTATGTCGACCCGCGCGCGTCCACCGTGGCCGAGCACGCCGACGTGTTCGTACAGCTCAAGCCCGGCACCGACGTCGCGTTCTACAACGCGTTGATGCACGAGGTGATCCGCAACGGGAACATCGACCGGGACTTCATCGCGAACCGGACGTCGAACTACGACGAGCTCGCCCGGACGGTGGCGGAGTACCCGCCCGAGCGAGCCGCGCAGATCACCGGGGTCGACGCCGACATGATCCGCGAGGTCGCGCGGCTGTGGGGCGAGGCACGCGCAGGCGTCGTCTACTGGGGGATGGGGATCTCCCAGCACACCACCGGCACCGACAACGCGCGCTGCCTGATCGCGCTGTGCTCGATCACCGGCAATGTCGGGCGTCCCGGCACCGGCCTGCACCCGCTGCGCGGGCAGAACAACGTGCAGGGCGCGTCCGACGCGGGGCTGATCCCGATGTTCTACCCCGACTACCAGGGCGTCGACCGCGAGGCCACCCGCCTGCGGTTCGAGGAGGCATGGGGCACGCGGCTCGACCCGAACCGCGGGCTGACCGTCACCGAGATCGTCAAGTCGGCGCTGGAGCCGGGCGGCGTGCGCGGCATGTACATGCTGGGCGAGAACCCGTTCCTGTCCGACCCGAACATCAACAAGGTGCGCAAGGCGCTCACCGCGCTCGACTTCCTCGTGGTGCAGGACATCTTCCTCACCGAGACCGCCGAGTTCGCCGACGTGATCCTGCCCGCCACCTCCTACCTGGAGAAGGACGGCACCTACACCAACACCGACCGGCGCGTGCAGCTCGGGCGCAAGGTCCTCGACGCGCCCGGCCAGGCCCGCGCCGACTGGGCGATCGTGCAGGACATCGCGCGGCGGGTCGGGCTCGACTGGAACTACCAGAGCCCGAGCGAGGTGTTCGACGAGATGGTCGAGCTCATGCCGTCCTACGCGAACCTGCGCTGGGACAACCTGGGCTCCTCCGGCAAGCTCTACCCGAACGCCGATCCGGAGCACACCGACGGCACGATCGTCATGTTCGACGAGAGCTTCAACACCGACGACGGGCTCGCCCACCTCGTGCCCGCCGAGTGGCTGCCGGCCAAGGAGCTGCCCGACGCCGACTACCCGATGGTGCTCAACACCGGGCGACTGCTCGAGCACTGGCACACCGGCTCGATGACGCGGCGCTCGTTCGCGCTCGACGCGATCTCGCCCGTCGCCGAGGTCTACATGCACCCCAAGGACGCCGCCGACCGCGGGCTGGTCCACGGGGAGCTGGCGCGGGTGCGCTCGCGCCGCGGCACGATCGAGCTGCTGGTGCGGGTGAGCCACCGCGAGCAGCTGGGCAACGTCTTCATCCCGTTCCACTTCCGGGAGGCGGCGGCCAACCTGCTGACGATCGACGAGATCGACCCGTACGGCAAGATCCCGGAGTTCAAGTTCTGCGCGGTTCAGGTCGAGGCACTTTGA
- the glp gene encoding gephyrin-like molybdotransferase Glp, translating into MAEALAGFRPARRTAVEDVPLADALHRVPAKAVPAAAPLPGFARSTVDGYAVRAADTYGASEALPSYLDVLGAVLMGAAPDVAVRSGGAVGMPTGGVLPDGADSVVMVEHTAETMPGTIEVTRPVAPGSGVVRADEDVAAGAALVPAGRPLRAPDLGLLAAAGVTTVQVHARPRVVILSTGDEVVPPDTATLRPGQVRDATASALAGLVRDAGGDPVIAGIVSDEPGALEARLREVLPGADLVVVSAGSSVGARDETAGAVAALGDVWCHGLAIKPGKPTLLAECSGVPVAGLPGNPLSALVVFRLVGVPLVWRLAGCDTPPPEPSTRARLTRDLPSAAGRLDVVQVTLQDGLAEPIFGPSALLSILARADGYLVVPEPATGLDAGREVEITLYR; encoded by the coding sequence GTGGCCGAGGCGCTCGCCGGGTTCCGGCCCGCCCGACGCACGGCGGTGGAGGACGTGCCGCTCGCCGACGCCCTGCACCGGGTGCCGGCCAAGGCCGTCCCGGCCGCGGCGCCGCTGCCCGGCTTCGCCCGCTCCACCGTCGACGGCTACGCGGTGCGCGCCGCCGACACCTACGGCGCGTCCGAGGCCTTGCCCTCCTACCTCGATGTGCTGGGTGCGGTGCTGATGGGCGCCGCGCCGGACGTGGCCGTGCGGTCCGGAGGGGCGGTCGGGATGCCGACGGGCGGCGTGCTGCCCGATGGCGCCGACTCCGTGGTGATGGTCGAGCACACAGCCGAGACGATGCCCGGCACGATCGAGGTCACCCGGCCGGTAGCGCCCGGCAGCGGCGTCGTCCGCGCCGACGAGGACGTCGCGGCGGGCGCGGCGCTCGTGCCGGCGGGGCGGCCGCTGCGCGCCCCCGACCTGGGGCTGCTCGCGGCCGCGGGCGTCACCACGGTCCAAGTGCATGCCCGGCCACGGGTGGTGATCCTCTCCACCGGCGACGAGGTGGTGCCGCCGGACACCGCGACGCTGCGCCCCGGGCAGGTGCGCGACGCCACCGCCTCCGCGCTGGCCGGGCTCGTCCGGGACGCGGGCGGCGACCCGGTGATCGCGGGGATCGTCTCCGACGAGCCCGGGGCGCTGGAAGCCCGGCTGCGCGAGGTGCTCCCGGGCGCCGACCTGGTGGTCGTCTCCGCGGGGTCGTCGGTCGGTGCCCGCGACGAGACGGCGGGCGCCGTTGCCGCGCTCGGCGACGTATGGTGCCACGGCCTCGCGATCAAACCGGGCAAGCCGACGCTGCTCGCCGAGTGTTCCGGCGTGCCCGTGGCCGGGCTGCCCGGCAACCCGCTCTCGGCACTCGTGGTGTTCCGGCTTGTCGGGGTGCCGCTGGTGTGGCGGCTGGCCGGCTGCGACACTCCTCCGCCCGAGCCATCGACCCGCGCGCGCCTCACCCGCGACCTGCCCTCCGCGGCGGGACGGCTGGACGTGGTGCAGGTCACCCTGCAGGACGGGCTGGCCGAGCCGATCTTCGGCCCGTCGGCCCTCCTGTCGATCCTCGCCCGCGCCGACGGGTACCTGGTGGTCCCGGAGCCGGCGACGGGCCTGGACGCGGGAAGGGAAGTCGAGATCACCCTCTACCGCTAG